In Primulina huaijiensis isolate GDHJ02 chromosome 6, ASM1229523v2, whole genome shotgun sequence, a single window of DNA contains:
- the LOC140978611 gene encoding uncharacterized protein At4g15545: MLPKESGGGPKLDLPEELLEVLPADPFEQLEVARKITSIALSTRVNALESEASVLRQEVAHKETIISNLESQIESLDASLDDASDKLGQVQQEKESLMKENAQLSSMVKKLNRDVTKLEAFRKTLMRSLQDEEDNPASVPKAATKYDSCYQEDDALSLPSRTASMRSQFSDYASNSYSDDTESETLRPRVSQGLLLASQTSGTPRFTPPGSPPSLSASVTPTRTPKPLSPRRHSVSFTAARGFFDDKSSSLSSMSSSKYGLMSGLETGPLTGRTRVDGKEFFRQVRTRLSYEQFGEFLANVKELNSHKQTKEETLRKADEIFGPDNKDLYVVFEGLITRNIN; this comes from the exons ATGCTGCCGAAAGAATCTGGAGGCGGCCCCAAGTTGGACCTCCCCGAGGAACTACTGGAGGTTCTGCCCGCCGATCCGTTCGAGCAGCTCGAAGTCGCACGGAAGATCACTTCCATTGCACTGTCGACGCGTGTCAACGCACTCGAGTCGGAGGCTTCCGTCCTCCGCCAGGAGGTGGCTCACAAAGAAACTATCATTTCCAACCTAGAATCGCAGATTGAGTCACTTGACGCCTCGCTCGACGACGCGTCAGATAAGCTCGGTCAAGTTCAGCAGGAAAAG GAAAGCTTGATGAAGGAGAACGCGCAACTGAGCAGTATGGTGAAAAAGCTGAATAGGGATGTTACAAAG TTAGAGGCCTTTAGAAAGACACTCATGCGATCTCTACAAGATGAAGAAGACAACCCT GCAAGTGTTCCGAAAGCTGCTACCAAATACGATTCATGTTATCAAG AGGATGATGCATTATCACTGCCTAGCAGAACAGCTTCAATGCGTAGCCAATTCTCAGATTATGCCAGTAACTCATATTCTGACGACACAGAGTCTGAAA CTTTAAGGCCACGTGTATCACAGGGCCTGTTGCTTGCATCCCAAACTAGCGGCACACCTCGGTTCACTCCTCCTGGTTCCCCTCCAAGTCTATCTGCATCTGTAACTCCAACTAGGACACCCAAACCATTGTCTCCAAGGCGACACTCGGTTTCATTTACAGCAGCGAGAGGATTCTTTGATGATAAGTCTTCTTCATTGTCTTCTATGTCATCTAGCAAGTACGGTTTGATGTCAGGCTTGGAAACGGGACCCTTAACAG GAAGAACCCGTGTAGACGGAAAAGAATTCTTCCGTCAAGTCAG AACTCGGTTATCATACGAGCAGTTTGGGGAGTTTCTAGCGAATGTCAAGGAACTAAATTCCCATAAGCAAACAAAAGAG GAAACTTTAAGGAAGGCTGATGAAATCTTTGGCCCCGATAACAAAGATCTTTATGTTGTGTTCGAGGGCTTGATCACACGTAATATCAACTGA